The Methanothrix soehngenii GP6 genome has a window encoding:
- a CDS encoding D-aminoacyl-tRNA deacylase — protein sequence MIVLPCRHEAKAALPWFGGHFTGILEVGEGKSRLSAAAPAGLRSFLYNVSAIVSLSMPGYIVSAEATHHGPVDVRTPSFFAEIGSTKEQWVDLKAGEAVARAILALGPEELPVFLGFGGGHYVQRQTELIFNSRIAFGHMFSSYQVPDLDLEAVEIARESSNATYAYIDRKSLRSAERKRLEGMVEEIGLPMLKAQEIRARFSPSDAI from the coding sequence ATGATCGTTCTCCCCTGCAGGCATGAGGCCAAGGCAGCATTACCCTGGTTCGGAGGGCATTTTACTGGCATTTTGGAGGTGGGAGAGGGCAAGAGCCGTCTTTCCGCTGCCGCTCCCGCAGGCTTGAGGTCATTTCTATATAATGTCTCAGCTATCGTTTCCCTGTCGATGCCGGGGTATATAGTCTCGGCTGAGGCCACTCATCATGGTCCTGTGGATGTAAGGACACCATCCTTCTTCGCTGAGATCGGCAGCACAAAGGAGCAGTGGGTAGATTTGAAGGCGGGGGAGGCGGTGGCAAGGGCGATTTTGGCCCTTGGACCGGAGGAGTTGCCCGTGTTTCTGGGATTTGGAGGAGGTCATTATGTGCAGAGGCAGACTGAGCTGATCTTCAACTCTCGTATAGCTTTTGGCCATATGTTCTCCAGCTATCAGGTTCCTGATCTGGATTTAGAGGCGGTTGAAATTGCTCGGGAAAGCTCGAATGCCACTTATGCCTATATCGACCGCAAGTCGCTGCGATCTGCAGAACGAAAGAGGCTTGAGGGAATGGTTGAAGAGATCGGACTGCCTATGCTCAAAGCGCAGGAGATTCGGGCCCGATTTTCCCCGAGCGATGCGATATAA
- a CDS encoding Lrp/AsnC family transcriptional regulator has product MQLKLTSKERLVLYGLARYPGFSDIDLASNIGVDRSTIFKSKRKFRDWKLIKLLNVPSGEAVGAEILTSVFVKYNPTAPYEVRKESESHKRWINYPNCVSHTATDTDSVSTFYSRSLTDFRVNFDPIIDEYYRNDFVEDIHYYHYPFQVSGYSSDAALAVDGLFDLERADLPSGMIPPRPALTEDSRLTEKDKLTLYAFVKYPMLSDLELSRRTGISRPTISGKRTKFFQSGLLTREAYIDWQKICCELMSFYHVPIRHGHDREDLAKVYQAFRRVGAPLFTYMQPGEIFGAFLSTGYPELKSRLDQELRNLSSQGLITERPMVVIMPLNEIKSTKIDYAPMVADMLGIGREI; this is encoded by the coding sequence ATGCAGCTAAAATTAACATCAAAGGAGAGGTTAGTTCTTTACGGTCTTGCCAGATATCCGGGATTTAGCGATATTGATCTCGCCTCCAACATAGGCGTGGATCGATCAACCATATTCAAGAGCAAAAGGAAGTTCAGAGACTGGAAACTCATTAAGCTATTGAATGTGCCTTCCGGAGAAGCTGTGGGTGCCGAAATCCTGACCTCAGTGTTCGTCAAGTACAATCCGACTGCGCCATACGAAGTGAGGAAGGAGTCTGAGTCCCACAAGAGATGGATAAACTATCCTAACTGCGTATCCCATACTGCAACAGACACCGATTCCGTCTCAACATTTTACTCCCGGAGCCTGACGGATTTTCGGGTTAACTTCGATCCAATCATCGATGAGTACTATAGGAACGATTTCGTTGAGGATATTCATTATTATCACTATCCCTTCCAGGTTTCCGGCTACTCATCTGATGCCGCCCTGGCAGTTGACGGCCTCTTCGATCTGGAAAGAGCTGATCTTCCCAGCGGGATGATTCCTCCCCGTCCCGCACTGACTGAGGACTCACGGCTGACGGAGAAGGATAAGCTGACCCTATATGCCTTTGTGAAGTATCCCATGCTCTCCGACCTTGAGCTCTCCAGAAGGACGGGCATATCCAGGCCTACGATCTCCGGAAAGCGGACCAAGTTCTTTCAGAGCGGCCTCTTGACCCGGGAAGCCTATATCGACTGGCAGAAGATCTGCTGCGAGCTGATGTCCTTCTATCACGTACCCATCAGGCACGGCCATGACCGGGAAGATCTGGCCAAGGTCTATCAGGCCTTCCGCCGGGTTGGAGCGCCGCTCTTCACCTATATGCAGCCTGGCGAGATATTCGGGGCGTTCCTCTCCACTGGCTATCCGGAGCTCAAGAGCCGCCTGGATCAGGAGCTGCGCAACCTCTCTTCCCAGGGGCTGATCACTGAAAGGCCGATGGTGGTCATCATGCCTCTTAATGAGATAAAGTCTACCAAGATAGACTATGCGCCAATGGTAGCGGACATGCTGGGGATCGGCAGGGAGATCTGA
- the thsA gene encoding thermosome subunit alpha, with the protein MAGQFSGTPIFVLREGSQRTAGREAQRSNIMAAKAVAGAVRTTLGPKGMDKMMVDTMGDVVITNDGVTILKEMDIEHPAAKMMVEIAKTQDTEVGDGTTTAVILAGELLKQSEELLEQDIHPTVIAAGYRAAADKCMEILQSLAKNVTANDQDLLNSIAITAMTGKGSQAAREKLADIAVRAVQAVVDEDGSVDTDNITVEKKVGGSISDSKIVQGVVIDKDRLHPSMPKKVTDAKIALLNAAVEIEKTEVDAKIQITSPAQLQSFLDQEESMLKGMVDRIAATGANVLFVQKGIDDLAQHYLAKAGIYTVRRVKKSDMEKLARATGGRVVTSLHEISVDDLGKAGLVEERKVSDEKMTFVEDCNNPKSVSIILHGGTEHVVDELDRAMEDALRVVGVAIEDKMLVAGGGAPEVELASRLRSYASTVGGREQLAIESFANAMEIIPKTLAENAGLDQIDTLVALRSQHEKGVMTAGLDMDSGKPVDMMQIGVVEPLRVKSQAISSAAEAAVMILRIDDVIASKSGGQGGMPGGMPGGMPGGMPGGMGGDFD; encoded by the coding sequence TTGGCAGGACAATTCAGCGGGACCCCTATATTCGTCCTTAGGGAAGGCAGCCAGAGGACTGCGGGAAGAGAAGCGCAGAGATCGAACATCATGGCGGCGAAGGCTGTAGCCGGCGCAGTGAGGACCACTCTTGGCCCCAAGGGCATGGACAAGATGATGGTGGACACCATGGGAGATGTGGTCATCACCAATGATGGCGTCACTATCCTCAAGGAAATGGATATCGAGCATCCGGCAGCTAAGATGATGGTGGAGATCGCCAAGACCCAGGACACTGAGGTTGGAGACGGCACAACCACTGCCGTGATCCTGGCAGGAGAGCTTCTCAAGCAGTCTGAGGAGCTACTGGAGCAGGATATCCATCCCACAGTCATCGCAGCAGGCTACAGAGCGGCGGCAGATAAATGCATGGAGATCCTCCAGAGCCTGGCCAAAAATGTCACCGCCAATGACCAGGATCTTCTCAATAGCATCGCCATCACTGCCATGACCGGCAAAGGCTCTCAGGCCGCCAGGGAGAAGCTCGCCGATATTGCCGTAAGAGCAGTCCAGGCGGTTGTGGATGAGGACGGATCGGTGGACACCGATAACATTACAGTAGAAAAGAAAGTAGGCGGCAGCATATCCGACTCGAAGATCGTGCAGGGTGTGGTCATAGACAAGGATCGTCTCCATCCCAGCATGCCCAAGAAGGTCACAGATGCGAAAATTGCATTGCTGAACGCTGCGGTGGAGATCGAGAAGACTGAGGTCGATGCCAAGATCCAGATAACCTCTCCCGCCCAGTTGCAGTCGTTCTTAGATCAGGAAGAGAGCATGCTAAAGGGCATGGTCGACAGGATCGCCGCCACCGGGGCTAATGTGCTCTTCGTCCAGAAAGGGATTGACGACCTGGCCCAGCATTATCTCGCCAAGGCCGGAATCTACACTGTACGCCGGGTCAAGAAGAGCGACATGGAGAAGCTGGCTCGGGCCACGGGTGGAAGGGTCGTCACCAGCCTCCATGAGATCTCAGTGGATGACCTGGGCAAGGCTGGCCTGGTGGAGGAGAGAAAGGTCAGCGATGAGAAGATGACCTTTGTTGAGGACTGCAACAATCCCAAGTCCGTCTCCATCATCCTTCATGGCGGGACAGAGCACGTGGTCGACGAGCTGGACAGAGCGATGGAGGATGCCCTCCGAGTGGTTGGTGTGGCAATTGAGGATAAAATGCTGGTTGCCGGCGGCGGAGCGCCAGAGGTGGAACTTGCCTCAAGGCTCAGGTCTTATGCCTCTACTGTGGGCGGCCGTGAGCAACTGGCCATAGAGTCCTTTGCCAATGCCATGGAGATCATACCCAAGACCCTGGCCGAGAATGCGGGCCTGGATCAGATCGATACTCTAGTGGCACTGCGCAGCCAGCATGAGAAGGGCGTTATGACCGCAGGCCTGGACATGGATTCCGGCAAGCCGGTGGATATGATGCAGATCGGTGTGGTCGAGCCCCTGAGGGTTAAGAGCCAGGCCATTAGCTCTGCCGCTGAGGCAGCGGTGATGATCCTGAGGATCGATGATGTCATCGCCTCCAAGTCCGGTGGGCAAGGCGGAATGCCTGGCGGAATGCCCGGTGGAATGCCCGGAGGCATGCCGGGCGGTATGGGCGGGGACTTCGATTAA